In the genome of Christensenella timonensis, one region contains:
- a CDS encoding VOC family protein gives MAKIIGIGHASFTVMDMERTLAFYVDMLGGELLTETVDEGPELGTCVMGKDAEPYAALKVAMVKIGGLEIEFLQYLTPPTRTPYHGNPSAAGSAHLAFNVDNLDEMYAKLKARGIVFHSEVNDCIRDGKLVWKWVYMRDPDGICCELVQLSV, from the coding sequence ATGGCAAAAATAATCGGAATAGGTCATGCAAGCTTTACGGTAATGGATATGGAACGAACCCTTGCGTTTTATGTGGATATGCTGGGCGGCGAGCTTTTAACGGAAACGGTGGACGAGGGGCCGGAGCTGGGCACCTGTGTCATGGGCAAGGATGCGGAACCTTATGCGGCGCTCAAGGTTGCGATGGTAAAAATCGGAGGGCTGGAAATTGAATTTTTACAGTACCTGACGCCGCCGACCCGAACGCCGTATCATGGGAACCCGTCTGCCGCGGGTTCGGCACATCTTGCATTCAATGTCGACAACCTCGATGAGATGTATGCCAAACTAAAAGCGCGGGGCATCGTCTTCCATTCTGAAGTCAATGACTGTATCAGGGATGGGAAGCTGGTATGGAAGTGGGTCTATATGCGCGATCCCGATGGGATATGCTGCGAACTTGTCCAGCTTAGCGTATGA
- the iolM gene encoding scyllo-inosose 3-dehydrogenase yields MKCYVLEGEWSPKEGYCLNEREKRDHRAARGNLVWKNLRAGIVTREDPQIRDDEVLIRVGACGVCGSDMHAAEMDDEGYTKFSGHLRLPVIMGHEFAGEVVEVGKDVKDYRVGDLIAAEQIRWCGKCPSCRIGKFNNCYELEEIGLSADGAFSEYAVVPEKYCCNINGIAELLGNKQAAMEAGALSEPTGVAYNGMMINGKGVTPGSHVAVFGSGPIGLAAIALARAAGAAKVFAFDTVNEKLELAKKVGADFTYNPVELAKQGSSAADAVMEDTAGIGCKMIVEAAGNPDRTYPDIVQLMSIGANVVQLGMRGGLSQIDLTPFLIKGCAFTGSLGTAGNAIIPSVLRMMEQGNIDMRKIITGRYHLDLTAEAIEDAKSGVHGKILVSQNY; encoded by the coding sequence ATGAAATGTTATGTTCTGGAGGGAGAATGGAGCCCCAAAGAGGGATATTGCCTGAATGAACGGGAAAAGCGCGATCATCGGGCGGCAAGGGGCAACCTTGTCTGGAAAAACCTGCGGGCAGGGATCGTAACGCGGGAAGACCCGCAGATAAGGGACGATGAAGTCCTGATCCGCGTAGGGGCGTGCGGGGTTTGCGGAAGCGATATGCATGCGGCGGAAATGGACGACGAAGGCTATACGAAATTTTCCGGACACCTGCGCCTGCCTGTGATCATGGGACACGAATTTGCAGGCGAGGTCGTCGAGGTGGGCAAAGATGTGAAAGATTACCGCGTAGGAGACCTCATCGCGGCGGAACAAATCCGCTGGTGTGGAAAATGCCCTTCCTGCAGGATCGGAAAATTCAATAACTGCTATGAACTGGAGGAAATAGGATTGTCGGCTGACGGCGCCTTCAGCGAATATGCGGTCGTCCCGGAAAAATATTGCTGCAATATCAATGGGATCGCGGAACTGCTGGGCAACAAACAGGCGGCCATGGAAGCGGGCGCATTGTCTGAACCGACCGGGGTAGCGTACAACGGCATGATGATCAACGGGAAAGGCGTTACGCCGGGCAGCCATGTGGCAGTGTTCGGCTCCGGCCCGATCGGACTGGCGGCCATCGCGCTGGCGCGTGCTGCCGGTGCGGCCAAAGTATTTGCCTTTGATACGGTCAATGAAAAATTGGAACTGGCAAAAAAGGTAGGCGCAGACTTTACCTATAACCCTGTGGAACTGGCGAAGCAGGGAAGCAGTGCTGCGGACGCTGTTATGGAGGACACGGCGGGGATCGGGTGCAAAATGATCGTGGAAGCCGCCGGAAACCCGGATCGGACTTATCCTGACATCGTACAGTTGATGTCGATCGGCGCCAATGTCGTGCAGCTGGGGATGCGGGGCGGGCTTTCCCAGATTGACCTGACCCCGTTTTTGATCAAGGGATGTGCCTTTACGGGTTCGCTGGGCACGGCCGGCAATGCGATCATCCCGTCGGTGCTGCGGATGATGGAGCAAGGGAATATCGACATGCGCAAGATCATTACCGGACGATACCATTTGGATCTTACGGCAGAGGCTATCGAGGATGCCAAATCGGGCGTGCACGGAAAAATCCTGGTAAGCCAGAATTATTGA
- a CDS encoding sugar phosphate isomerase/epimerase family protein, translating to MELKFGITQWSLPGKGIYAVKYAAEAGLDGLQIELGSYEEGYYMAQPKIQKDYLEDAQEYGIVFPSIVLNDLGNHGFVGDKTSKDYKIAVESLELALLTAEAMKLDTIMIPQFWKNEIVDERTFENAAAVLMELCQKARKSGITIYSETTLRADRQIALMKAVGQPNLKTFYDSQNYYFFKGYSQSDTIEELYPYIGDQLHVKDCIGRDRMGGVLSGALLGTGDSDFKSTIRFLKKKDYAGWIILENYYYVKPLRDQGKDQFALIERDLEYLKRVLYE from the coding sequence ATGGAACTGAAATTTGGGATCACGCAATGGAGCTTGCCGGGGAAAGGGATATATGCCGTAAAGTATGCCGCTGAAGCGGGATTGGACGGATTGCAGATCGAGCTGGGATCGTATGAAGAGGGCTATTATATGGCGCAGCCTAAGATACAGAAGGACTATCTGGAGGATGCGCAGGAATACGGGATCGTGTTTCCGTCGATCGTACTCAATGATCTTGGGAACCACGGGTTTGTGGGAGATAAAACGTCGAAAGACTATAAAATTGCCGTGGAATCTTTAGAGCTGGCACTTTTGACCGCCGAAGCCATGAAACTCGATACGATTATGATCCCGCAATTCTGGAAAAACGAAATCGTGGACGAGCGTACATTTGAAAACGCAGCTGCCGTATTGATGGAATTATGCCAAAAAGCGAGGAAAAGCGGCATCACCATTTACAGTGAAACGACGCTGCGCGCCGATAGGCAGATCGCACTGATGAAGGCGGTTGGACAGCCGAACCTGAAAACGTTTTACGATTCGCAAAATTACTATTTTTTTAAGGGATACAGCCAGAGCGACACCATAGAAGAACTTTACCCTTATATAGGCGACCAGCTCCACGTCAAGGATTGCATCGGACGAGACCGGATGGGCGGCGTTTTGAGCGGTGCGCTGCTGGGAACGGGCGATTCGGATTTCAAGTCAACGATCCGCTTCCTGAAAAAAAAGGACTATGCGGGCTGGATTATCCTGGAAAATTATTACTATGTTAAACCGCTTCGGGATCAGGGCAAAGACCAGTTTGCACTGATCGAAAGGGATTTGGAATATTTAAAAAGGGTGTTATACGAATAA
- a CDS encoding substrate-binding domain-containing protein, which translates to MKKSIVLVLVVLMTVSMLLAGCGNDSTASESAASQEASASATGESAPAADASEGGTGTVSGKIGILMPSVVVARWADDAKSMEEAAKAIGLETEVQFADDAIETQVMQIENMVTKGYKALIICPVNAEALTEVLGKAKKAGVTVISYDRLIQGTEDVDYYVTFDNIKVGEVCGQYIVDALDLETNQGPFNLEIFTGDIADNNAKMTLEGGMNILQPYIDNGQLVVKSGQTTLEQTATKGWATGEAQNRMDNIMSGFYTSDKLDAIFSTYGGMSLGCIASLQALGYGTDEKPMPIITAQDGELAIVQAVANGTLSMSLFKDTRALAKQAIDLTAASLKGETVELDASKFYDNGAFEVPTVLLDPIPFDKSNLDKVMIEDSGYWTKEDIYG; encoded by the coding sequence ATGAAAAAGTCAATTGTTCTGGTATTGGTAGTCCTGATGACGGTATCTATGCTTCTGGCAGGATGCGGAAACGATTCGACAGCGTCGGAAAGCGCGGCTTCGCAGGAAGCATCAGCTTCGGCGACCGGGGAATCGGCCCCTGCTGCGGACGCATCGGAAGGCGGTACGGGGACGGTCTCCGGCAAGATCGGCATATTGATGCCTTCTGTGGTCGTGGCCAGGTGGGCGGACGATGCAAAATCGATGGAAGAGGCTGCAAAAGCCATCGGACTGGAGACAGAAGTACAATTTGCGGACGACGCGATCGAAACGCAGGTCATGCAGATTGAGAATATGGTCACAAAGGGGTACAAAGCCCTGATCATATGCCCGGTGAACGCGGAAGCGCTGACGGAGGTTCTGGGTAAGGCGAAAAAAGCCGGCGTTACGGTCATCTCTTATGACCGCCTGATTCAGGGGACGGAAGATGTGGATTACTATGTGACGTTCGATAACATTAAAGTAGGCGAAGTGTGCGGTCAGTACATCGTGGATGCACTCGATCTCGAAACGAACCAAGGGCCGTTCAACCTTGAAATATTCACGGGCGATATTGCGGACAACAACGCCAAAATGACGTTGGAAGGCGGCATGAACATTTTACAGCCGTATATCGACAACGGCCAGTTGGTGGTAAAGAGCGGACAGACCACGCTGGAACAAACGGCAACGAAAGGCTGGGCGACGGGGGAAGCGCAGAACCGCATGGACAATATCATGAGTGGGTTTTATACCAGCGATAAGCTGGATGCGATCTTCAGCACTTACGGCGGCATGAGCCTTGGATGCATCGCCTCGTTGCAGGCTTTGGGATATGGGACGGATGAAAAACCCATGCCTATCATCACAGCACAGGACGGCGAGCTGGCGATCGTACAGGCGGTCGCGAACGGAACCTTATCGATGTCGCTGTTCAAAGATACGCGGGCGCTCGCAAAGCAGGCAATCGACCTGACGGCAGCCTCGCTGAAAGGTGAAACGGTTGAACTGGACGCTTCCAAATTCTACGATAACGGGGCGTTTGAAGTACCGACCGTGCTGCTTGACCCCATCCCGTTTGACAAGAGCAACCTGGACAAAGTCATGATCGAGGACAGCGGTTATTGGACAAAAGAAGACATCTATGGCTGA
- the mmsA gene encoding multiple monosaccharide ABC transporter ATP-binding protein → MSEYILEMHNITKTFPGVKALDNVNLKVKRGEIHALCGENGAGKSTLMNVLSGVYPYGTYTGDITYKGKTVQFKNIKDSEELGIVIIHQELALIPYLSIAENIFLGNEIAKSGIINGDETILRTQELLKEVDLNESPRTLITNIGVGKQQLTEIAKALSKKVELLILDEPTAALNDEESNKLLELLMEFRKRGITCVMISHKLNEVTKVADSITVIRDGATIETIDCAAGEVSEDQIIKSMVGRELTDRFPRRNSQIGNTLLEVKNWTMYHPLHVERKVSDDINIKVRKGEVVGIAGLMGAGRTEFAMSLFGQSYGAHITGDVFIDGRKVDVSTPEKAIGQGLAYVTEDRKQYGLVLIDSIKDNISLASLSKVSKKGIIDQYHEYDIAENQRRSLKIKTPNVMETVGNLSGGNQQKVILGKWIFSDPKVLILDEPTRGIDVGAKYEVYSIINALAEAGKGIVVISSEMAELLGICDRLYVMSEGEIKGELNRGEMQQEKIMKLIIH, encoded by the coding sequence ATGTCGGAATATATTTTAGAAATGCACAATATAACAAAGACGTTCCCGGGTGTAAAAGCGCTCGACAATGTAAATTTGAAAGTGAAAAGAGGCGAGATCCATGCGTTGTGCGGGGAAAACGGCGCTGGGAAATCTACGCTGATGAATGTCTTGAGCGGCGTCTATCCGTATGGTACGTATACGGGGGATATCACCTACAAAGGAAAGACGGTCCAATTCAAAAATATAAAGGACAGCGAAGAGCTCGGCATCGTAATCATCCATCAGGAACTGGCGCTGATCCCCTATTTATCCATTGCGGAAAACATTTTTTTAGGCAATGAGATCGCCAAAAGCGGCATCATCAACGGGGATGAGACGATCCTGCGTACACAGGAGCTGCTGAAGGAAGTAGACCTGAATGAGTCGCCGCGTACCCTGATCACGAATATCGGGGTGGGAAAGCAGCAACTGACGGAAATCGCCAAAGCGCTGTCCAAAAAAGTGGAACTGCTGATCCTGGATGAACCCACGGCGGCTTTGAATGACGAAGAGAGCAACAAGCTTTTGGAGCTGCTGATGGAATTCCGGAAGCGCGGTATTACCTGTGTAATGATCTCGCATAAGCTGAATGAGGTAACAAAGGTCGCTGATTCCATTACGGTGATCCGGGATGGTGCGACCATCGAAACGATCGACTGTGCCGCAGGGGAGGTTTCGGAAGATCAGATCATCAAAAGCATGGTCGGGCGGGAGCTGACGGATCGTTTTCCTAGGCGTAACAGCCAGATCGGGAATACGCTTCTGGAAGTAAAGAACTGGACGATGTACCATCCGCTTCACGTGGAAAGGAAAGTGAGCGATGATATCAATATCAAAGTCAGGAAAGGCGAGGTCGTGGGCATTGCCGGATTGATGGGGGCGGGGCGGACAGAATTCGCGATGAGCCTCTTTGGACAAAGCTATGGCGCCCATATCACGGGTGATGTTTTTATAGACGGGAGGAAGGTGGACGTTTCGACACCTGAAAAGGCGATCGGGCAGGGCCTTGCCTATGTCACCGAAGACCGGAAACAATACGGGCTGGTTTTGATCGACAGTATCAAGGACAATATATCCCTTGCATCTTTATCAAAAGTATCCAAAAAAGGAATCATAGACCAATACCATGAGTATGATATCGCGGAAAACCAGAGGCGATCCCTGAAAATCAAGACCCCCAATGTGATGGAGACCGTGGGCAACTTAAGCGGCGGAAACCAGCAAAAAGTGATATTGGGCAAATGGATCTTTTCCGACCCCAAGGTATTGATATTGGATGAACCGACGCGCGGCATCGATGTGGGCGCAAAGTATGAGGTGTATTCGATCATCAACGCGCTGGCGGAGGCCGGGAAAGGGATCGTGGTGATCTCGTCCGAAATGGCCGAATTGCTTGGGATTTGCGACAGGCTGTACGTGATGAGCGAAGGCGAGATCAAAGGGGAGCTCAATCGCGGCGAAATGCAGCAGGAAAAGATCATGAAGCTGATCATTCACTAA
- the mmsB gene encoding multiple monosaccharide ABC transporter permease produces MEAIKKMLKKNTRQYAMLIALVAVLVIFQIATNGIMLMPLNITNLILQNAHIIILAIGMLFVIVGGDFDLSVGSLAGLVGAIVGILAVTMKVNPILAICIGLGVGALAGMWQGMWIAYFRVPAFVVTLGGMMIFRGLMLRLLDSKSIGPFPDMIQKLSSGFIPDAFHLESLKLTTLIVGVFLAALYIGLSAHKRNKQRRLQLGTESMSKTLFVVQTALIAVVIIGLCLVLAAYDGIPNVLIVLAILLGIYSFVANRSVFGRRVYALGGNERATALSGINTKKVKFIIFINMGVLAAVAGIIYAARLNYATPQGGDGFELDAIAACYIGGASSSGGIGTIMGALIGALVMGVLNNGMSILGFGVDIQQIIKGLVLIFAVLFDVMTKSKVATA; encoded by the coding sequence ATGGAAGCTATTAAAAAGATGCTAAAGAAAAATACGAGGCAATATGCGATGCTGATTGCTTTGGTGGCGGTGCTTGTTATTTTTCAAATCGCTACAAACGGGATCATGCTGATGCCGCTCAACATCACCAACCTGATCTTGCAAAATGCGCACATCATTATTTTGGCGATCGGCATGCTCTTTGTCATCGTGGGCGGCGATTTCGACTTGTCGGTAGGATCGTTGGCCGGACTGGTCGGCGCGATCGTCGGGATACTCGCCGTTACCATGAAAGTAAACCCCATTCTTGCCATTTGTATCGGTCTGGGAGTCGGTGCGCTTGCCGGCATGTGGCAAGGGATGTGGATCGCTTATTTCAGGGTACCGGCTTTTGTCGTTACGCTGGGCGGCATGATGATCTTCCGCGGGTTGATGCTCCGCCTGCTGGATTCAAAATCGATCGGGCCGTTTCCGGATATGATACAAAAGTTGAGCTCAGGATTTATCCCGGACGCGTTTCATTTGGAATCGTTGAAGTTGACGACGTTGATTGTCGGGGTATTTTTAGCAGCTTTGTACATAGGGCTGTCGGCGCATAAGAGGAACAAGCAGCGACGTTTGCAGCTGGGGACGGAATCCATGAGCAAGACGTTGTTCGTGGTGCAGACGGCGCTGATCGCGGTCGTGATCATTGGCCTTTGCCTGGTGCTGGCCGCTTACGACGGGATCCCCAATGTACTCATCGTATTGGCCATCTTGCTGGGGATCTATTCCTTTGTGGCGAACCGCTCGGTATTCGGCAGGCGCGTATACGCATTAGGCGGCAACGAAAGGGCAACGGCGCTGTCCGGGATTAATACGAAAAAAGTAAAATTCATTATTTTTATCAACATGGGGGTTTTGGCGGCGGTCGCCGGTATCATCTATGCGGCAAGGCTCAATTATGCGACACCACAGGGCGGCGACGGATTCGAGCTGGACGCCATCGCGGCCTGCTATATCGGCGGGGCGTCTTCATCCGGAGGTATCGGTACGATCATGGGTGCGTTGATCGGTGCGCTCGTTATGGGTGTGCTGAACAACGGTATGTCAATCCTGGGATTTGGCGTGGATATCCAGCAGATCATCAAAGGGCTGGTACTGATCTTTGCCGTATTGTTCGATGTGATGACAAAGTCCAAGGTAGCGACTGCATAA
- a CDS encoding xylulokinase has protein sequence MPKKYVIGVDLGTTTIKAVFLDTRSNRIVSTQTEEIVPAKTENAEAIEYDPKDWLAYTKRILARGFEAGIDPREVAGICFGGWTVMSFLVKEDGTPVTDAVHYNDMRHLELLNEADKRYGKLAVERNGNYIGMYSASVKQYWWKIKRPEVFETADYVATEVSYMNFMLTGRWAFSRVEAGFYSQYNAYTREWDEEIIAAMGFDRSMFPRLVDAWEVVGEVTQEGAALSGLAPGTLVFGGVDDASPVALATGAFQKGQGFVSTGSAANIAANTQGPVSHPTAITYPHCVPGLTMTITVMSSTGLSYKWMRNTFGQLEAQMAQMMGTDAYDYLNGQAKKAKPGANGVLFLPYLDGDYTPNNDPDARGVFLGMGTDTTKGDMLRASLEGVAFSMRDNMALIREMGGEIDKMVLTGGIARSPLWLQIIADITGCPVSLPEETEGAPFGSAIIAAVGAGLYRDFEQGVERAVRIRRDAFMPDEKNRMLYEELYQVYKSLYPGLKGAFARIADIKEKYNQE, from the coding sequence ATGCCCAAAAAATATGTGATCGGCGTAGATCTGGGGACGACAACGATCAAAGCGGTTTTTTTGGATACACGCAGCAACAGGATCGTTTCCACGCAGACGGAGGAGATCGTTCCGGCTAAGACCGAAAATGCGGAAGCCATAGAATATGACCCGAAGGATTGGCTGGCATATACGAAGCGGATATTGGCCCGCGGCTTTGAAGCAGGGATCGACCCGCGCGAGGTGGCGGGAATCTGCTTTGGCGGATGGACGGTGATGTCTTTTCTGGTAAAAGAGGATGGAACGCCCGTGACCGATGCGGTGCACTACAACGACATGCGGCACTTGGAGCTTCTTAACGAAGCGGACAAGCGGTACGGCAAACTGGCGGTGGAACGCAACGGAAACTATATCGGCATGTACAGCGCCTCGGTAAAGCAGTATTGGTGGAAAATAAAACGACCGGAAGTATTTGAAACGGCGGATTATGTGGCGACGGAGGTAAGCTATATGAACTTTATGCTTACGGGCCGGTGGGCGTTCAGCCGTGTGGAGGCAGGCTTTTACAGCCAATACAATGCCTATACGCGGGAATGGGACGAGGAGATCATTGCTGCGATGGGGTTTGACAGGTCGATGTTTCCAAGGCTGGTGGACGCCTGGGAAGTAGTGGGCGAGGTGACGCAGGAAGGAGCGGCTTTAAGCGGCCTTGCGCCGGGAACCCTTGTCTTTGGCGGTGTGGACGACGCTTCCCCTGTGGCGCTTGCGACAGGCGCTTTCCAAAAGGGACAGGGATTTGTTTCGACAGGGTCGGCGGCCAATATCGCGGCAAACACGCAAGGGCCGGTTTCCCATCCGACGGCGATCACCTACCCGCACTGCGTCCCGGGGCTCACCATGACGATCACGGTCATGTCGTCGACGGGACTTAGCTATAAATGGATGCGCAATACCTTTGGGCAGTTGGAAGCGCAAATGGCGCAAATGATGGGTACGGACGCATACGATTACCTGAACGGGCAGGCGAAAAAGGCGAAGCCGGGTGCAAACGGAGTCTTGTTCCTGCCGTATCTGGACGGCGATTACACGCCCAACAACGATCCCGATGCGCGCGGGGTATTCCTCGGCATGGGAACGGATACGACCAAGGGAGATATGCTGCGCGCATCGCTCGAGGGGGTCGCGTTTTCCATGCGCGACAACATGGCGCTTATTCGTGAGATGGGCGGGGAGATCGACAAGATGGTGCTGACGGGCGGGATCGCCAGAAGCCCGCTGTGGCTGCAGATCATCGCGGATATCACGGGCTGTCCGGTATCCCTGCCCGAGGAAACGGAGGGTGCGCCTTTTGGCAGCGCCATCATCGCAGCGGTAGGCGCAGGGCTTTACCGGGATTTTGAACAGGGGGTTGAGCGGGCAGTGAGAATCAGGCGGGATGCGTTCATGCCTGATGAAAAGAACCGCATGCTCTATGAGGAATTGTACCAGGTGTACAAAAGTTTATATCCGGGTTTGAAAGGGGCGTTTGCCCGGATCGCGGATATAAAGGAAAAATATAATCAGGAGTAA
- a CDS encoding sugar ABC transporter substrate-binding protein, translating to MKKLSMVLAVVLVAVLMFTACTPVDQPAQSASAQATQEDAPADESAAADESAAPVAAGEFKKLGLVHNMQSWQMYQVMEKAIKAKCDAAGVELVVADANGDANKQLQLIETMMNSGVNGIIVVTVDGPTLEDVAKRCTENGVALVSMYIELENATANVLVDEYEYGYAIGKLGAQYMAENFPDEELEVALLRIHDYLPGIERGRGMEDAVKEYYPTATIVNDQNSVDVESAMKMTEAILAGNPNTRMFLADSDDTGAIGAYEVLKAKVKPEDQAKYCVVGADGVPQAFGYILEDGMYRGTVALDNQEIGNTAFQICADALAGKDFEKVQYCAFEEVTKENAAEYLKQYE from the coding sequence ATGAAAAAATTATCGATGGTTTTGGCAGTGGTGCTGGTAGCGGTATTGATGTTTACGGCGTGCACACCGGTGGATCAGCCGGCACAGAGCGCGTCTGCACAGGCGACGCAGGAAGATGCGCCGGCGGATGAAAGCGCTGCTGCGGACGAATCGGCCGCGCCGGTTGCGGCAGGAGAATTCAAAAAGCTCGGGCTGGTACACAATATGCAATCGTGGCAGATGTATCAGGTCATGGAAAAAGCGATCAAGGCAAAATGCGACGCGGCAGGCGTGGAGCTGGTGGTCGCGGATGCAAACGGCGATGCCAACAAGCAGCTGCAGTTGATCGAAACGATGATGAACTCCGGCGTGAACGGTATCATCGTGGTCACGGTCGACGGCCCGACACTGGAAGATGTTGCGAAGCGTTGTACGGAAAACGGCGTGGCGCTGGTGTCGATGTACATCGAACTGGAAAACGCAACGGCGAACGTATTGGTGGATGAATACGAGTACGGCTATGCGATCGGAAAACTGGGCGCGCAGTATATGGCGGAGAATTTCCCGGATGAGGAACTGGAGGTAGCGCTACTGAGGATACACGATTACCTGCCGGGCATCGAACGCGGACGCGGTATGGAAGATGCGGTCAAGGAATACTATCCCACGGCAACGATCGTAAACGACCAGAACTCTGTCGACGTAGAATCGGCGATGAAGATGACGGAAGCGATTTTGGCAGGCAATCCGAACACAAGGATGTTCCTGGCGGATTCTGACGATACGGGTGCGATCGGCGCTTATGAGGTGCTGAAAGCAAAAGTGAAGCCCGAAGACCAGGCGAAATACTGTGTGGTTGGCGCGGACGGCGTACCGCAGGCGTTTGGATATATCCTGGAGGACGGGATGTACCGCGGTACGGTTGCGCTCGATAACCAAGAGATCGGCAATACGGCATTCCAGATCTGTGCGGATGCACTTGCCGGAAAAGATTTCGAGAAGGTACAATATTGCGCTTTTGAAGAAGTGACAAAAGAAAACGCGGCAGAGTACCTGAAACAGTACGAATAG
- a CDS encoding sugar ABC transporter ATP-binding protein encodes MQDNILEMKGITKLYPGVVALEEVDFTLKKGEVHALIGENGAGKSTLIKILAGAVKRDGGSIVFDGQEYKNYTPHEAMDMGISVIYQEFNLVPMMSIEENLFFGKEVKKGIFSDKAEMVKRSKEIFKQLNMDVDPATPVRELSVAYQQLTEIAKAILNKAKIIVMDEPSATLTNRELKALFELIRRLKKEGTAIVYISHRLEEIFEIADTVTVFRDGQYIDTKPVSEMNKEMLIRMMVGRELTGTYPCNHTVYDDVVMEVKDLYNEHVKGASFSLRKGEILGITGLVGAGRTELVRMIFGADSYLGDIYIKGKKAKIKSPTDAIRYGISLLPEDRKSQGLLLNMGIDFNLSMIVLKSLAKNGFISSDEEKKIVGEYIKMISIKTPSSKQLVRNLSGGNQQKVVLAKWMAAKSDIIIIDEPTRGIDVGAKSEIYELMDRLAAQGKSIIMISSELPELIGMSDRAIVMHEGEIVGEVARTELNQERLLTMASSKKGELA; translated from the coding sequence ATGCAGGATAATATATTGGAAATGAAAGGGATCACCAAGCTGTACCCCGGGGTGGTCGCGCTGGAGGAAGTGGACTTCACCCTCAAAAAAGGCGAGGTACACGCGTTGATCGGCGAGAACGGCGCAGGCAAATCGACGCTGATTAAAATACTGGCGGGCGCTGTCAAACGGGACGGCGGGTCGATCGTATTTGACGGGCAGGAATATAAAAATTATACGCCCCATGAGGCCATGGATATGGGCATCAGCGTTATTTACCAGGAATTCAACCTGGTGCCCATGATGTCGATCGAGGAAAATTTATTTTTTGGGAAAGAGGTTAAAAAGGGGATCTTTTCCGACAAGGCAGAGATGGTCAAGCGTTCCAAAGAAATATTCAAGCAACTGAATATGGATGTCGATCCCGCGACGCCGGTCAGGGAATTAAGCGTCGCATACCAACAACTGACGGAGATCGCAAAGGCAATTTTAAACAAAGCAAAAATCATTGTGATGGACGAACCGTCCGCAACGCTTACAAACCGTGAGCTGAAAGCGCTATTTGAACTGATCAGGAGACTGAAGAAGGAAGGCACGGCAATCGTTTACATTTCCCATAGATTGGAAGAGATTTTTGAGATCGCGGACACGGTGACGGTTTTCAGGGATGGGCAATACATCGACACCAAGCCGGTCAGCGAGATGAACAAGGAAATGCTGATCCGCATGATGGTCGGGCGTGAGCTGACGGGGACATATCCGTGCAACCATACTGTTTACGACGATGTTGTGATGGAGGTAAAAGACCTTTACAACGAGCATGTGAAGGGCGCGAGTTTTTCGCTGCGAAAAGGAGAGATCCTGGGGATCACCGGGCTTGTGGGCGCGGGACGCACAGAGCTTGTGCGCATGATATTCGGTGCGGACAGCTACCTCGGCGATATCTATATCAAAGGGAAAAAAGCGAAAATCAAATCGCCTACGGACGCGATCCGTTATGGGATATCCCTGCTGCCGGAAGACCGGAAATCGCAGGGGCTGCTGCTCAATATGGGCATTGACTTCAACCTTTCGATGATCGTATTAAAATCACTTGCCAAAAATGGTTTTATTTCCAGCGATGAGGAAAAAAAGATCGTCGGCGAATATATCAAAATGATCTCCATCAAAACGCCTTCAAGCAAGCAGCTTGTGCGCAACTTGTCAGGCGGCAACCAACAAAAGGTGGTGCTTGCCAAATGGATGGCGGCAAAGTCGGATATCATCATTATCGACGAACCGACGCGCGGCATAGACGTAGGGGCAAAGTCGGAGATATATGAACTGATGGACAGGCTGGCCGCGCAGGGGAAAAGCATTATTATGATCAGCTCGGAGCTGCCTGAATTGATCGGTATGAGCGACCGGGCCATCGTCATGCACGAAGGGGAGATCGTGGGCGAGGTCGCGCGCACGGAACTTAATCAGGAAAGGCTTTTGACTATGGCATCATCAAAAAAAGGAGAACTGGCATGA